Proteins from a genomic interval of Euleptes europaea isolate rEulEur1 chromosome 18, rEulEur1.hap1, whole genome shotgun sequence:
- the RPL13A gene encoding 60S ribosomal protein L13a, which yields MAEPKVLVIDGRGHLLGRLAAIVAKQVLLGRKVVVVRCEGINISGNFYRNKLKYLSFLRKRMNTNPSRGPYHFRAPSRIFWRTVRGMLPHKTKRGQAALERLKVFDGIPPPYDKRKRMVAPAALKVVRLKPTRKFAFLGRLAHEVGWKYQAITATLEEKRKEKAKLHYTKKKQLMKLRKQAEKNVEGKIAKYTDVLKQYGILV from the exons ATGGCGGAGCCGAAG GTTTTGGTGATTGATGGACGTGGCCACCTGTTGGGTCGCCTGGCAGCGATCGTGGCTAAGCAAGTCTTGCTGG GGCGCAAGGTTGTGGTCGTGCGATGTGAAGGGATCAACATCTCCGGCAACTTCTACCGCAACAAAT TGAAATACCTTTCTTTTCTGCGTAAGCGTATGAACACCAACCCCTCCCGGGGGCCGTACCACTTCCGTGCCCCCAGCCGAATCTTCTGGAGAACAGTGCGAG GAATGCTCCCACACAAGACCAAACGTGGTCAGGCTGCCTTGGAGAGGCTGAAGGTGTTTGACGGCATCCCCCCTCCCTACGACAAG CGCAAGAGGATGGTGGCGCCAGCTGCCTTGAAAGTGGTTCGCCTCAAGCCCACTCGCAAG TTTGCTTTCTTGGGCCGCCTTGCCCACGAGGTGGGCTGGAAGTACCAGGCCATCACAGCCACCCTAGAGGAGAAACGGAAGGAGAAGGCCAAGCTTCACTACACCAAGAAGAAGCAGCTGATG AAACTCCGAAAGCAGGCCGAGAAAAACGTGGAGGGCAAGATCGCAAAATACACAGATGTCCTGAAGCAGTACGGCATCCTGGTTTAA